Proteins co-encoded in one Metabacillus sp. KUDC1714 genomic window:
- a CDS encoding GTP-binding protein → MRKKKIPVTVLSGYLGSGKTTLLNHILANRENKRVAVIVNDMSEVNIDASLIKQGGFSQTEEKLVELQNGCICCTLREDLIFEVEKLVKQGDIDNLVIESTGISEPVPVAQTFTYVDEELGINLSELCKLDAMITVVDANRFWYDFASGETLLDRKLATDETDTREVVDLLIDQIEFANIIVLNKTDLVHREDIDELKRVIKKLNPEAKVVESVFSKVDINEILNTHLFNFEKASQAAGWIQELMTEHTPETEEFGISSFVYKRKRPFHPERLMAWLEDWPVDVVRAKGFFWLASRNDMTGLLSQAGPSIIIQGAGAWIATYSQQEQQQVLIEEPELLEKWDDKYGDRMTELVMIGIDMNRVEVEESLDHCLLTDEEMNQDWSTFIDPIPSFTVAI, encoded by the coding sequence ATGAGAAAAAAGAAAATACCAGTAACAGTCTTAAGTGGTTATTTAGGATCTGGAAAAACAACTTTATTAAATCATATTTTAGCTAACAGAGAAAATAAGCGAGTTGCAGTAATTGTAAATGATATGAGCGAGGTAAATATTGATGCCTCATTAATTAAACAGGGTGGTTTTTCTCAGACAGAGGAAAAGCTAGTCGAGCTACAAAATGGTTGTATTTGTTGTACATTGCGCGAAGATTTAATTTTTGAAGTTGAGAAGCTTGTAAAGCAAGGAGATATTGACAATCTTGTCATTGAATCAACAGGTATTTCAGAGCCTGTTCCAGTAGCACAAACATTTACATATGTGGATGAAGAGCTCGGGATCAATCTATCAGAGCTATGTAAATTAGATGCAATGATTACGGTAGTAGATGCAAACCGCTTTTGGTACGATTTTGCTTCTGGAGAGACACTTTTGGATCGAAAGCTAGCAACTGATGAAACAGATACGAGGGAAGTCGTTGATCTGTTAATCGATCAAATAGAATTTGCAAATATAATTGTTTTGAATAAAACAGATTTAGTCCATAGGGAAGATATTGACGAATTAAAGAGAGTTATTAAAAAATTAAATCCTGAGGCGAAAGTGGTAGAAAGTGTGTTTTCTAAGGTCGACATTAACGAAATATTAAATACCCACCTGTTTAATTTTGAGAAAGCAAGTCAAGCTGCCGGATGGATACAAGAGCTTATGACAGAACATACGCCAGAAACAGAAGAGTTCGGCATTTCTTCATTCGTATACAAGCGTAAACGACCATTCCACCCTGAAAGATTGATGGCTTGGCTTGAGGATTGGCCAGTTGATGTTGTCCGTGCCAAAGGATTCTTTTGGTTAGCCTCTCGAAATGATATGACTGGATTACTTTCTCAGGCAGGACCCTCTATTATTATACAGGGAGCAGGAGCGTGGATCGCAACTTATTCTCAGCAGGAACAACAACAAGTTCTAATAGAGGAACCTGAACTATTAGAAAAGTGGGATGATAAATATGGTGATCGTATGACAGAGCTCGTTATGATTGGTATTGATATGAATCGTGTTGAAGTTGAGGAATCACTAGATCATTGCTTATTAACGGATGAAGAAATGAATCAAGATTGGTCAACGTTTATTGACCCAATACCTTCATTTACCGTTGCTATTTAG
- the rpmG gene encoding 50S ribosomal protein L33, whose product MRINIILACTETGDRNYITTKNKRNNPDRIERMKYCPRLKKHTLHRETK is encoded by the coding sequence ATGAGAATAAATATAATATTAGCGTGTACTGAAACCGGGGATCGAAATTATATAACAACAAAAAATAAACGAAATAATCCAGATAGAATTGAAAGAATGAAGTACTGCCCACGATTAAAAAAACATACATTGCATCGAGAAACAAAATAA
- a CDS encoding energy-coupling factor transporter transmembrane component T encodes MTRGIHSFHPFVSLIYYVGATALVMLYKHPVFLLVGAILLILFNFRLDKGKTLKSWMIMLTFLALFFLIINPLVNHRGTHILFYLYSNPIMLEAIIQGVISALSIFTIMILFTSYNLVITADKFLFLFSRWLPQWALLAMLSMRFVPLLRRRLREIETVQKGKGLSVTEGKLRTRAKNGILLVQILLTWSLEEAIQTADSMAARGYGVKKRSKYTPYKMVLRDWLAIIYLLIVAAIAVVGWWLGDGVLSVYPVLETMYIQGREWFYLSIFMVFIGSPLIIEAKEVVLWHSWKRSI; translated from the coding sequence ATGACGAGAGGAATCCATTCTTTTCATCCATTCGTTAGTTTAATTTATTATGTTGGAGCGACTGCACTGGTCATGCTTTATAAGCATCCGGTGTTTTTACTTGTTGGAGCAATTTTGCTCATTTTATTTAATTTTCGGTTAGATAAAGGGAAGACCTTAAAAAGTTGGATGATTATGCTAACTTTCCTTGCTTTGTTTTTCTTGATCATTAATCCCCTAGTCAACCACCGCGGTACACATATTTTATTTTACTTGTACAGTAACCCTATTATGCTGGAAGCGATCATTCAAGGTGTGATCTCGGCATTATCAATTTTTACGATTATGATCTTATTCACTTCTTATAATCTTGTTATTACAGCTGATAAATTTTTATTCTTATTTTCGAGATGGCTGCCTCAATGGGCGTTATTAGCAATGCTTTCGATGAGATTTGTCCCTCTTTTAAGAAGAAGGTTAAGGGAAATTGAAACAGTCCAAAAAGGAAAGGGACTCTCTGTAACTGAGGGAAAACTAAGAACTAGAGCTAAAAATGGAATTTTACTTGTACAAATTTTATTAACCTGGTCTCTTGAGGAGGCTATTCAAACAGCTGACTCAATGGCAGCACGGGGATATGGGGTTAAGAAAAGAAGCAAATACACACCATATAAAATGGTTTTAAGGGATTGGCTAGCCATTATTTATCTGCTAATTGTTGCTGCAATTGCTGTTGTAGGTTGGTGGTTAGGTGATGGAGTTTTAAGTGTTTATCCAGTATTAGAAACAATGTATATCCAAGGTAGAGAGTGGTTTTACTTGAGCATATTTATGGTGTTTATTGGTTCACCACTTATTATAGAGGCAAAGGAGGTTGTACTATGGCATTCTTGGAAGCGAAGCATATAA
- a CDS encoding ABC transporter ATP-binding protein, with protein MAFLEAKHISFTYPEEKQCVLKDVSFTIEQGEFIVLCGPSGSGKSTLLRLMKREIAPHGKRVGEFFLNKESLSTAPLEQMAKEVGMVFQDPENQIVMDKVLEELIFGMENMGATTEEMRKRVAEIVHFFGLEGLLNRKTHELSGGQKQLVNLASVLLLEPKLLLLDEPTAQLDPVAAREFISMLKTMNEEFGITVIIAEHRLEELFAIADRTIVLDKGEIIAFDIPKRVIHTLSQDLNHAMYNYLPSAARLYIEHTSNIISEAIPLSVKEGKHWLKQHRIEGINTDERNDHDNKELLKLRQIDFQYSKETDKILNNLSLTINEGEWLSIVGANGTGKSTLLKIMAGLEKAQRGSVIYKGKKVKKQLPEEIGYLPQNPKLFFIQDTIEAELKEIINFRQIDSGDERIKELLSIFQMRDLRNRHPYDLSGGELQKAALAGVLLPQPKLLLVDEPTKGLDPEAKQRFGDLLQSLQKQGLTIVMVTHDIEFAAKYATRCAMMFQGSITIEAPSKSFFQGNAFYTTVINRITRGSDVPDVLTVEEARRSWRVHE; from the coding sequence ATGGCATTCTTGGAAGCGAAGCATATAAGCTTTACATATCCTGAAGAAAAGCAATGTGTGCTTAAGGATGTTTCTTTTACAATCGAACAAGGTGAGTTTATTGTGCTTTGTGGCCCTTCTGGAAGTGGGAAATCAACGCTTTTAAGGTTAATGAAACGTGAAATTGCTCCACATGGGAAAAGAGTAGGTGAATTCTTCCTCAACAAGGAGTCGCTATCCACTGCACCACTTGAGCAAATGGCAAAAGAAGTGGGAATGGTTTTTCAGGATCCTGAAAATCAAATTGTTATGGATAAAGTGTTAGAAGAGCTTATATTTGGTATGGAAAATATGGGTGCGACGACTGAAGAAATGAGAAAACGTGTTGCAGAAATCGTTCACTTTTTTGGTTTAGAAGGATTACTTAATCGGAAGACACATGAGCTTTCTGGAGGACAAAAGCAGTTAGTGAATTTAGCTTCTGTGCTATTACTAGAGCCTAAATTGTTGTTGCTCGACGAACCGACGGCACAATTGGACCCGGTGGCAGCTAGAGAATTTATTAGTATGCTGAAGACGATGAATGAAGAATTTGGCATTACTGTCATTATTGCAGAGCATCGATTAGAGGAGCTATTTGCGATAGCAGATCGGACAATTGTCTTGGATAAGGGTGAGATTATTGCTTTTGATATTCCTAAACGGGTTATTCATACTCTTAGTCAAGATCTAAATCATGCTATGTACAATTATTTACCTAGTGCTGCACGATTATATATTGAACACACTTCAAACATCATTAGTGAGGCAATCCCATTATCGGTTAAAGAAGGCAAGCATTGGTTGAAGCAGCATCGGATTGAAGGAATCAATACAGATGAACGAAATGATCATGATAATAAGGAGCTTTTAAAGTTAAGACAGATTGATTTCCAATACTCGAAAGAGACTGACAAGATATTGAATAATTTGTCATTAACTATTAATGAAGGGGAATGGCTTTCAATAGTGGGTGCGAATGGAACTGGAAAATCAACGTTATTAAAGATCATGGCAGGACTTGAAAAGGCGCAACGTGGTTCAGTTATATATAAGGGAAAAAAGGTAAAGAAACAGCTTCCTGAAGAAATTGGTTATCTCCCACAAAATCCAAAGTTGTTTTTTATCCAAGATACAATTGAAGCTGAACTAAAAGAAATCATAAACTTTCGTCAAATTGATTCCGGTGATGAGAGAATCAAAGAACTTTTATCTATTTTTCAAATGAGGGACTTAAGAAATCGACACCCATATGATTTGAGTGGCGGGGAATTACAAAAAGCGGCACTTGCTGGTGTTTTGCTTCCGCAGCCTAAGCTTCTTTTAGTTGATGAACCAACAAAGGGGCTTGATCCCGAAGCAAAACAACGATTTGGAGATCTGTTACAATCGTTACAAAAGCAGGGGCTTACAATTGTTATGGTTACCCATGACATTGAATTTGCTGCAAAGTATGCAACACGATGTGCGATGATGTTTCAAGGTTCGATCACGATTGAAGCCCCTTCGAAGAGTTTTTTTCAAGGGAATGCATTTTATACTACAGTTATTAATCGTATTACAAGAGGAAGCGATGTTCCAGATGTTTTAACAGTAGAGGAGGCTCGGAGATCTTGGCGCGTTCACGAGTAA
- a CDS encoding C40 family peptidase: MSKKKLLVMSLAVMIGLGSSFAIPSAKAETAESLSEIQQQRTQVQEKIENAEQELNDVQKELAKLNEQIERVDQAIADNNTKMEQTKKDITVANEEISKMQNEIAVLEETIKNRTEILKQRAIAYQHSGGNVDYFDVLVGSSSFSDFVNRAIAVGKIAEADSDLIKQHEEDQATLKETQAAKVKRLAELTEMKTELEGMQALVLEQKEQNDQLKEQLKSEESATLAAKASMQQQDSNLALQESSVQQSLAQAETSASTSVELTSGTNGESSNSKANSNSNSTSSSKKSTSSNKTVASTPVNPNGTVNDLIRAGYKYIGNSVYVFGGGRSSSDIANGRFDCSGFVNWAFSTVGVSLGGNTDSLKHAGTQVSRSNMQPGDLVFFNTYKTDGHVGIYVGGGKFIGSQSSTGVAIANMSSGYWAEKFNGRVVRVNL; encoded by the coding sequence ATGTCGAAAAAGAAACTACTAGTCATGAGTTTAGCAGTCATGATTGGATTAGGCAGTTCATTTGCTATTCCTTCAGCTAAAGCTGAAACAGCGGAGAGCTTATCTGAAATTCAGCAACAGCGCACACAAGTTCAAGAGAAAATTGAAAACGCTGAGCAAGAGCTAAATGATGTTCAGAAAGAACTTGCTAAGTTAAATGAGCAAATTGAACGTGTTGATCAGGCGATTGCAGATAACAACACTAAAATGGAACAAACGAAAAAAGACATAACTGTTGCTAATGAAGAAATTAGCAAAATGCAAAATGAAATCGCAGTTTTAGAAGAGACAATTAAAAATAGAACAGAAATATTAAAACAACGTGCTATTGCATATCAACATAGTGGTGGAAATGTTGACTATTTTGACGTATTAGTTGGTTCTTCTAGTTTCAGTGATTTTGTTAACCGTGCGATTGCAGTCGGGAAAATTGCAGAAGCAGACAGTGATCTTATAAAGCAGCATGAGGAAGACCAAGCTACCTTAAAGGAAACACAAGCTGCAAAGGTAAAAAGACTTGCAGAACTAACAGAGATGAAAACAGAATTAGAAGGTATGCAAGCTCTTGTTCTTGAGCAAAAGGAACAAAATGATCAATTAAAAGAACAGCTTAAGAGTGAAGAATCAGCAACATTAGCTGCTAAAGCTAGCATGCAACAGCAAGATAGTAATCTTGCATTACAAGAGTCTAGTGTCCAACAAAGCTTAGCTCAAGCAGAAACCTCAGCATCAACATCTGTAGAGTTAACAAGTGGAACTAATGGAGAAAGCTCTAATTCAAAAGCAAACTCAAACTCTAATTCAACATCAAGCTCAAAAAAATCTACAAGCAGCAATAAAACTGTTGCTTCAACACCTGTAAATCCAAATGGTACTGTTAACGACTTGATTCGCGCAGGTTATAAATATATTGGTAACTCTGTCTATGTATTTGGTGGCGGTAGATCTTCTTCCGATATAGCAAATGGAAGATTTGACTGTTCAGGTTTTGTAAATTGGGCCTTTTCAACAGTTGGAGTTAGCTTAGGTGGTAATACGGATTCATTAAAGCACGCAGGAACTCAAGTTTCAAGAAGTAATATGCAACCTGGAGATCTTGTTTTCTTTAATACTTATAAAACAGATGGCCATGTTGGTATTTATGTTGGCGGTGGTAAATTCATCGGTTCTCAAAGTTCAACTGGTGTAGCAATCGCTAATATGAGTAGTGGTTATTGGGCAGAGAAATTTAATGGACGTGTTGTGCGCGTAAATTTATAA
- a CDS encoding DUF4430 domain-containing protein, translating to MRMYKVIIIAILSVILILSGCEKDEVVPIAEEKTTNVEQTTSEAQVEQKEETTTIEVQAEQSKQEQQESTESTSTTNDSSDDSDTVVTTKEEPKEPTKESTAQKSTTESSTNQTITTEKEETVTNKTSITTQKTQTIAEKKITTNEQSSNQTETEKEKEQTATPPKKEAPKQTVTISIVGDQQKGTILSSTKVEMEEGNTVLDITTKILKQKGIPISVTGGGSGAYVEGIANLFEFDHGPLSGWTVKRNGAKLDRSSGAVQVKSGDSIQWIYTSDYEEDGK from the coding sequence ATGCGGATGTATAAAGTGATAATTATTGCTATTTTATCAGTTATTTTAATTTTATCAGGTTGTGAAAAAGATGAAGTGGTACCAATTGCTGAAGAAAAAACAACAAATGTAGAGCAAACTACTTCAGAAGCTCAGGTTGAGCAAAAGGAAGAAACCACAACTATAGAGGTACAAGCGGAACAATCAAAACAAGAACAACAGGAATCTACTGAGAGCACATCAACCACAAATGATTCGAGTGATGATTCAGATACAGTAGTAACAACGAAAGAGGAACCAAAGGAACCGACCAAGGAATCAACAGCTCAAAAGTCAACAACAGAATCTTCAACCAATCAAACAATTACAACGGAAAAAGAAGAAACAGTAACAAATAAGACGTCAATTACTACACAAAAAACGCAAACAATAGCTGAGAAAAAAATCACAACAAATGAACAAAGTTCTAATCAAACAGAGACAGAAAAAGAAAAAGAACAAACAGCTACACCACCAAAAAAGGAAGCACCAAAACAAACTGTTACCATTTCAATTGTGGGAGATCAACAAAAAGGGACAATTCTTTCATCAACAAAGGTAGAAATGGAAGAAGGGAATACGGTTTTGGATATTACAACAAAAATTCTTAAACAAAAAGGTATTCCTATCAGTGTTACTGGTGGCGGATCAGGGGCGTATGTAGAGGGAATCGCCAACCTATTTGAATTTGATCACGGGCCTTTAAGTGGTTGGACAGTCAAACGTAATGGCGCCAAATTAGACAGAAGTTCTGGTGCTGTTCAAGTGAAAAGTGGTGACTCTATTCAGTGGATCTACACTTCAGATTATGAAGAGGATGGTAAATAA
- a CDS encoding DUF4430 domain-containing protein, with translation MNKRNLSKRGIALFSITLLVLFQVLSFFPQQVDAAVLTNGATISAVDKDGNKILPLTAVEIEEGETAFDLLKEVTEEQDVILDYGEDPNFGAFINSIGSVIPEGDHYWGFMINGEGAQVGASSYVVEKGDSLLFKVISYPAETVDITVSAVDKNKNVVFRETVSVVNGSSAYDALKLAGKTAEVSVDTSIDSEFFAYVNNIGKVELGDYDYWSTYLNDEYMQEGITSTIVKNGDHLKLVVESWGPPPDETGEDEQPVTDGETPEDDTGTEEPKPDQTPVTLEQVRTAVQSTKQYLSKKAINDDFTAIALEVVGGDVPQEYIDRLKEDIIEKEGIYRNVTDYERFVIGLTAAGIDPTNFAGYNLVEKIHSNERMIKQGNNGVIYALLAYDSGNYEIPSDAKWTREKLVNYLLDQQLNKGGWSLFGTSPSVDITGMALAALAPYKEQENVQAAINKAVEWFSSVQDSNGGFSDDTNGGDASETTAQVIIGLASVGVDPTDERFTKQAGDLVVASLDSGASTGVNLIQHLLTFKQSDGGFAHLSGGDTNTMASTQALLALTAYDYLLTDKGSIYRFSKPKVVVDSDEIVDNEVTPTPEKTAEIEESLNEVKQPETKSEATTVVNKKESAQEIVKGQPLPNTATPLFNLLAAGGTLLVIGSTVLVYSNRRQTNKV, from the coding sequence TTGAACAAACGAAATTTGTCAAAACGAGGTATAGCTTTATTTTCTATTACCTTATTAGTTCTTTTTCAAGTTTTATCATTTTTCCCTCAGCAGGTTGATGCAGCAGTATTAACAAATGGTGCAACAATTTCAGCAGTAGATAAAGATGGAAATAAGATATTGCCTTTGACTGCAGTGGAGATTGAAGAAGGTGAAACAGCTTTTGATTTATTAAAAGAAGTTACAGAGGAACAGGACGTTATTCTAGACTATGGTGAGGATCCTAATTTTGGAGCATTTATCAATAGTATTGGGTCTGTTATTCCAGAAGGTGATCATTATTGGGGCTTTATGATTAATGGTGAAGGAGCACAGGTTGGAGCATCAAGTTATGTTGTAGAAAAGGGAGATAGCCTACTTTTTAAAGTGATTAGTTATCCAGCCGAAACAGTTGATATAACAGTTTCTGCGGTCGACAAAAATAAAAATGTAGTATTCAGAGAAACGGTATCAGTTGTGAATGGATCAAGTGCATACGATGCTTTAAAACTAGCTGGTAAAACGGCAGAAGTTAGTGTAGATACATCCATTGATTCTGAATTTTTTGCCTATGTAAATAACATCGGCAAGGTTGAATTAGGTGACTATGATTACTGGAGCACATACTTAAATGACGAATACATGCAAGAAGGGATTACTTCTACTATTGTTAAAAATGGGGACCATTTAAAGCTTGTTGTAGAATCATGGGGACCTCCACCGGATGAAACTGGTGAAGATGAGCAACCTGTAACAGATGGTGAAACACCAGAAGATGATACTGGGACAGAAGAACCAAAACCAGATCAAACTCCAGTCACGCTAGAACAAGTAAGAACTGCTGTTCAATCAACGAAACAATATTTATCAAAGAAAGCTATAAATGACGATTTTACTGCAATAGCTCTTGAAGTTGTTGGAGGAGATGTACCTCAAGAATATATTGATAGATTAAAAGAGGATATCATAGAAAAAGAAGGCATTTATCGAAATGTAACAGATTATGAGCGGTTTGTAATTGGATTAACGGCAGCTGGAATTGATCCTACGAACTTCGCAGGATACAATCTAGTTGAAAAAATTCACTCGAATGAGCGGATGATAAAACAAGGTAATAATGGTGTAATCTATGCACTGCTAGCATATGATAGTGGAAACTATGAAATACCAAGTGATGCAAAATGGACAAGAGAAAAACTTGTAAACTATTTACTTGATCAACAGCTTAATAAGGGCGGCTGGTCCCTATTTGGTACATCTCCTAGTGTGGACATTACTGGAATGGCGCTTGCAGCATTAGCACCATACAAAGAACAGGAGAATGTACAAGCTGCTATCAATAAAGCAGTCGAATGGTTCTCTAGTGTCCAAGATAGCAATGGTGGGTTTAGTGATGATACAAATGGTGGTGACGCTAGTGAAACAACTGCACAGGTCATCATTGGTTTAGCATCTGTTGGTGTGGATCCAACCGATGAGAGATTCACCAAGCAAGCAGGAGACCTGGTTGTTGCGAGCCTTGATTCAGGAGCTTCAACAGGCGTTAATCTTATTCAGCATCTTCTTACATTTAAGCAGTCAGACGGTGGTTTTGCTCATCTAAGCGGTGGTGATACTAACACGATGGCGAGTACTCAAGCTCTGTTAGCGTTAACTGCATATGATTATCTCTTAACAGATAAAGGTTCGATTTATCGATTTAGTAAACCAAAAGTAGTCGTAGATTCTGATGAAATCGTTGATAATGAAGTAACGCCAACACCAGAAAAAACAGCTGAAATTGAGGAATCGTTGAACGAAGTAAAACAACCAGAAACAAAATCAGAAGCTACTACAGTAGTAAATAAAAAGGAAAGTGCTCAAGAAATAGTAAAAGGGCAACCTCTTCCAAACACAGCTACCCCACTATTTAATTTATTAGCAGCGGGTGGTACTTTACTAGTGATTGGTTCGACAGTTCTTGTTTATTCAAATAGACGTCAAACAAATAAAGTCTAA
- the clpP gene encoding ATP-dependent Clp endopeptidase proteolytic subunit ClpP, with the protein MTTIPYVIDQSNRGERSYDIYSRLLKDRIIMLGDEINDQVANSIVAQMLFLAADDPEKDISLYINSPGGSTSAGFAIFDTMQYIKPDIRTICTGMAASFGATLLLAGTKGKRYALPNSEIMIHQPLGGAKGQATDIEITARRILKLKEHVNNLYADITGQPIEKIRIDTERDYFMSAKEAVEYGIIDAVLNPTK; encoded by the coding sequence ATGACAACAATTCCATATGTTATTGACCAATCAAATCGAGGGGAACGTTCATATGATATTTATTCGAGACTTTTAAAGGACCGGATTATCATGCTTGGAGATGAGATTAATGATCAGGTAGCTAATAGTATTGTTGCACAAATGTTATTTTTAGCTGCCGACGATCCAGAAAAGGATATTTCATTATATATCAATAGTCCAGGTGGCTCTACATCTGCAGGGTTTGCAATTTTCGATACGATGCAATATATAAAACCTGATATAAGAACAATTTGTACAGGAATGGCAGCTTCATTCGGTGCTACCTTGCTTTTAGCAGGTACAAAAGGTAAACGCTATGCTTTGCCAAATAGTGAAATCATGATACACCAGCCTTTAGGTGGAGCAAAAGGGCAAGCGACAGATATCGAAATTACAGCAAGGCGTATACTAAAGCTGAAAGAACATGTGAACAATTTGTATGCAGATATCACCGGCCAGCCAATTGAAAAGATAAGAATTGATACAGAACGGGATTATTTTATGAGTGCAAAAGAAGCAGTGGAGTATGGGATAATTGATGCGGTTCTCAATCCAACTAAATAA